In a single window of the Papaver somniferum cultivar HN1 chromosome 8, ASM357369v1, whole genome shotgun sequence genome:
- the LOC113302760 gene encoding transcription factor GTE8-like isoform X2, with protein MGTVLLDYTGQKDTKKYSQKVLPCTMDKSEKMSRRYSSSDLYRESRHQPIGTMCESEGLGSSGGFDTAMTASEVSCAPPRKKSISLSNAGNSDAFGVPIRVLSLSRMPRMERKELKLRLQMELEQVRNLRKKIDVKPVTSLALSSSRNIRNSDEGQKRLSVENTQKSVGLVAGQGKKRGPPAHIDDTIKKRGDAGRFESAKPVAPPSSTSHAILMKQCDTLLKRIMTHQFSWVFKEPVDVVKLNIPDYFTVIKQPMDLGTVQRKIGTGAYLSPLDFVADVRLTFSNAKTYNPRGNDVHTMADTLSKYFEVRWKPIEKKLSTTGSGPVCAKSNVPEKEEECKPMPFAKKRKTSSINHEVKTIPEVKTLPAKWTSVEEKHNLSRDLGSLQEIPNHIIDFLKKHSFRENENSEEELEIDMDVFGYETLVALRKLVDDHLREKQSKPEKAEPCEMEVLNDSGLSNMLSSQPCKDSDSASSSGSESEGVKASSPVTKASEKVVSGEALHQKQTDLNDPHDGSPSISGLDQLEQNSHRNPALAEANSSQDGESALSERQVSPDKLYRAALLRSRFADTILKAREKTLGQGEKIDPEKFRREKEELERLKKEEKARLLAEAKAAEDARRQAKIEAAAEAAAEAKRKRELEREAARQALQKMEKTVEINENCRFLEDLEMLRSAPSADLLPSSVDEKSPDHSEDIFNFQGMSNPLERLGLYMKMDDDEEEECQPDSGPCPVKDVEEGEID; from the exons ATGGGGACTGTTCTATTAGATTATACTGGACAGAAGGACACAAAGAAATACTCGCAGAAAGTATTGCCGTGTACAATGGATAAGTCAGAAAAGATGTCTAGACGTTATTCATCATCTGATTTATACCGAGAATCTCGTCATCAACCTATAGGAACCATGTGCGAATCTGAAGGGCTTGGTAGCTCAGGTGGATTCGATACTGCAATGACTGCTTCAGAGGTTTCATGTGCTCCTCCTAGGAAGAAGTCTATTAGTTTAAGTAATGCTGGTAATAGTGATGCTTTTGGTGTACCCATTCGAGTGTTATCACTATCTAGGATGCCGAGAATGGAGAGGAAGGAGTTAAAATTAAGACTTCAAATGGAACTTGAGCAGGTTAGGAATCTTCGAAAGAAAATTGATGTTAAGCCTGTGACTAGTCTTGCTTTGTCTTCTTCTCGCAATATACGGAACTCTGATGAGGGACAGAAGAGGCTTTCTGTAGAGAATACTCAGAAGTCAGTAGGATTAGTGGCAGGACAGGGGAAGAAACGAGGCCCTCCAGCTCATATCGATGACACTATCAAGAAACGAGGTGATGCTGGAAGGTTTGAATCTGCAAAACCAGTTGCTCCTCCTAGCAGTACCTCACATGCGATTTTGATGAAACAGTGTGATACACTGCTAAAACGTATTATGACACATCAGTTTAGCTGGGTATTCAAGGAACCTGTTGACGTTGTGAAGTTGAACATTCCTGATTATTTCACTGTCATCAAGCAACCAATGGACTTGGGCACAGTCCAGAGGAAAATCGGTACTGGTGCATACTTGAGCCCGCTAGATTTTGTGGCTGATGTAAGACTTActttttctaatgcaaagacttaCAATCCACGTGGAAATGATGTTCATACTATGGCTGATACGCTGAGCAAGTATTTTGAAGTGAGATGGAAACCTATTGAGAAGAAACTTTCAACAACTGGTTCTGGGCCTGTGTGTGCAAAATCTAATGTTCCCGAAAAAGAAGAAGAGTGTAAACCCATGCCATTtgcaaaaaagagaaaaacatcATCGATTAATCATGAGGTTAAGACAATACCTGAGGTTAAGACTCTTCCTGCGAAGTGGACATCAGTTGAAGAAAAACATAATCTAAGCAGAGATTTAGGGTCACTGCAGGAGATTCCGAAtcatataattgatttccttaaAAAACATAGTTTCCGTGAAAATGAAAATAGTGAAGAGGAACTTGAGATTGATATGGATGTTTTCGGTTATGAAACTTTAGTGGCATTACGAAAACTTGTAGATGATCATTTGAGGGAGAAGCAAAGCAAACCTGAAAAAGCGGAGCCTTGTGAAATGGAG GTTTTGAATGATTCAGGACTTAGCAATATGTTATCCAGCCAACCATGTAAAG ATTCAGACTCTGCCAGTTCTTCTGGCAGTGAATCAGAAGGCGTTAAAGCTTCATCTCCAGTAACTAAAGCATCG GAAAAAGTAGTTTCAGGAGAAGCTTTACACCAAAAGCAAACAGATCTTAATGATCCTCATGATGGAAGTC CGTCTATTAGTGGGTTGGACCAGCTTGAGCAGAATTCCCATCGTAACCCAGCTCTTGCTGAGGCAAACAGCTCTCAGGATG GGGAGAGTGCTCTGTCTGAGAGGCAAGTCTCCCCAGATAAGCTCTATCGAGCTGCTCTATTGAGGAGTCGTTTTGCCGATACCATTCTCAAAGCTCGAGAGAAGACACTTGGCCAG GGGGAGAAGATAGATCCTGAGAAATTTCGACGGGAGAAGGAGGAACTTGAAAGACTGAAGAAAGAAG AAAAGGCTCGTCTACTAGCTGAAGCTAAGGCTGCAGAAGATGCTCGGAGGCAGGCTAAaattgaagctgcagcagaagctgCAGCTGAAGCCAAAAGAAAGAGGGAACTCGAGAGAGAAGCTGCGCGTCAGGCTTTGCAAAAG ATGGAAAAGACTGTTGAGATAAATGAGAATTGCCGATTTTTGGAAGACCTAGAGATGCTTAGGTCTGCTCCCTCTGCTGATCTATTACCTAGCTCAGTGGATGAGAAGAGCCCCGATCATTCTGAAGACATTTTTAACTTCCAGGGAATGAGTAACCCATTGGAACGACTTGGACTGTACATGAAAATGGAcgatgatgaggaagaagaatGTCAACCTGATAGTGGGCCGTGCCCGGTGAAGGATGTAGAGGAAGGAGAAATCGATTGA
- the LOC113302760 gene encoding transcription factor GTE10-like isoform X1, whose translation MGTVLLDYTGQKDTKKYSQKVLPCTMDKSEKMSRRYSSSDLYRESRHQPIGTMCESEGLGSSGGFDTAMTASEVSCAPPRKKSISLSNAGNSDAFGVPIRVLSLSRMPRMERKELKLRLQMELEQVRNLRKKIDVKPVTSLALSSSRNIRNSDEGQKRLSVENTQKSVGLVAGQGKKRGPPAHIDDTIKKRGDAGRFESAKPVAPPSSTSHAILMKQCDTLLKRIMTHQFSWVFKEPVDVVKLNIPDYFTVIKQPMDLGTVQRKIGTGAYLSPLDFVADVRLTFSNAKTYNPRGNDVHTMADTLSKYFEVRWKPIEKKLSTTGSGPVCAKSNVPEKEEECKPMPFAKKRKTSSINHEVKTIPEVKTLPAKWTSVEEKHNLSRDLGSLQEIPNHIIDFLKKHSFRENENSEEELEIDMDVFGYETLVALRKLVDDHLREKQSKPEKAEPCEMEVLNDSGLSNMLSSQPCKVNEPVEEEIDIGGNDPPVSSYPPIEIKKDSAHRNSKCSSSSSSSSDSGSSSSDSDSASSSGSESEGVKASSPVTKASEKVVSGEALHQKQTDLNDPHDGSPSISGLDQLEQNSHRNPALAEANSSQDGESALSERQVSPDKLYRAALLRSRFADTILKAREKTLGQGEKIDPEKFRREKEELERLKKEEKARLLAEAKAAEDARRQAKIEAAAEAAAEAKRKRELEREAARQALQKMEKTVEINENCRFLEDLEMLRSAPSADLLPSSVDEKSPDHSEDIFNFQGMSNPLERLGLYMKMDDDEEEECQPDSGPCPVKDVEEGEID comes from the exons ATGGGGACTGTTCTATTAGATTATACTGGACAGAAGGACACAAAGAAATACTCGCAGAAAGTATTGCCGTGTACAATGGATAAGTCAGAAAAGATGTCTAGACGTTATTCATCATCTGATTTATACCGAGAATCTCGTCATCAACCTATAGGAACCATGTGCGAATCTGAAGGGCTTGGTAGCTCAGGTGGATTCGATACTGCAATGACTGCTTCAGAGGTTTCATGTGCTCCTCCTAGGAAGAAGTCTATTAGTTTAAGTAATGCTGGTAATAGTGATGCTTTTGGTGTACCCATTCGAGTGTTATCACTATCTAGGATGCCGAGAATGGAGAGGAAGGAGTTAAAATTAAGACTTCAAATGGAACTTGAGCAGGTTAGGAATCTTCGAAAGAAAATTGATGTTAAGCCTGTGACTAGTCTTGCTTTGTCTTCTTCTCGCAATATACGGAACTCTGATGAGGGACAGAAGAGGCTTTCTGTAGAGAATACTCAGAAGTCAGTAGGATTAGTGGCAGGACAGGGGAAGAAACGAGGCCCTCCAGCTCATATCGATGACACTATCAAGAAACGAGGTGATGCTGGAAGGTTTGAATCTGCAAAACCAGTTGCTCCTCCTAGCAGTACCTCACATGCGATTTTGATGAAACAGTGTGATACACTGCTAAAACGTATTATGACACATCAGTTTAGCTGGGTATTCAAGGAACCTGTTGACGTTGTGAAGTTGAACATTCCTGATTATTTCACTGTCATCAAGCAACCAATGGACTTGGGCACAGTCCAGAGGAAAATCGGTACTGGTGCATACTTGAGCCCGCTAGATTTTGTGGCTGATGTAAGACTTActttttctaatgcaaagacttaCAATCCACGTGGAAATGATGTTCATACTATGGCTGATACGCTGAGCAAGTATTTTGAAGTGAGATGGAAACCTATTGAGAAGAAACTTTCAACAACTGGTTCTGGGCCTGTGTGTGCAAAATCTAATGTTCCCGAAAAAGAAGAAGAGTGTAAACCCATGCCATTtgcaaaaaagagaaaaacatcATCGATTAATCATGAGGTTAAGACAATACCTGAGGTTAAGACTCTTCCTGCGAAGTGGACATCAGTTGAAGAAAAACATAATCTAAGCAGAGATTTAGGGTCACTGCAGGAGATTCCGAAtcatataattgatttccttaaAAAACATAGTTTCCGTGAAAATGAAAATAGTGAAGAGGAACTTGAGATTGATATGGATGTTTTCGGTTATGAAACTTTAGTGGCATTACGAAAACTTGTAGATGATCATTTGAGGGAGAAGCAAAGCAAACCTGAAAAAGCGGAGCCTTGTGAAATGGAG GTTTTGAATGATTCAGGACTTAGCAATATGTTATCCAGCCAACCATGTAAAG TTAATGAACCGGTGGAAGAGGAAATCGACATTGGCGGAAATGATCCGCCTGTCTCATCTTACCCTCCAATAGAGATTAAAAAAGATTCTGCTCACAGAAATAGTAAATGCAGTAGCTCTAGTAGCTCCAGTAGTGATTCGGGTTCTTCTTCTAGTG ATTCAGACTCTGCCAGTTCTTCTGGCAGTGAATCAGAAGGCGTTAAAGCTTCATCTCCAGTAACTAAAGCATCG GAAAAAGTAGTTTCAGGAGAAGCTTTACACCAAAAGCAAACAGATCTTAATGATCCTCATGATGGAAGTC CGTCTATTAGTGGGTTGGACCAGCTTGAGCAGAATTCCCATCGTAACCCAGCTCTTGCTGAGGCAAACAGCTCTCAGGATG GGGAGAGTGCTCTGTCTGAGAGGCAAGTCTCCCCAGATAAGCTCTATCGAGCTGCTCTATTGAGGAGTCGTTTTGCCGATACCATTCTCAAAGCTCGAGAGAAGACACTTGGCCAG GGGGAGAAGATAGATCCTGAGAAATTTCGACGGGAGAAGGAGGAACTTGAAAGACTGAAGAAAGAAG AAAAGGCTCGTCTACTAGCTGAAGCTAAGGCTGCAGAAGATGCTCGGAGGCAGGCTAAaattgaagctgcagcagaagctgCAGCTGAAGCCAAAAGAAAGAGGGAACTCGAGAGAGAAGCTGCGCGTCAGGCTTTGCAAAAG ATGGAAAAGACTGTTGAGATAAATGAGAATTGCCGATTTTTGGAAGACCTAGAGATGCTTAGGTCTGCTCCCTCTGCTGATCTATTACCTAGCTCAGTGGATGAGAAGAGCCCCGATCATTCTGAAGACATTTTTAACTTCCAGGGAATGAGTAACCCATTGGAACGACTTGGACTGTACATGAAAATGGAcgatgatgaggaagaagaatGTCAACCTGATAGTGGGCCGTGCCCGGTGAAGGATGTAGAGGAAGGAGAAATCGATTGA